The Mycolicibacterium mageritense genome contains a region encoding:
- a CDS encoding FUSC family protein — MQTGGQAADALRLSTPDAGAVARSLTGVLAVTAIAMFAVSTATAMWTLAAGIIASAIALQRSPGGRVPLVVTGSIELAIVVFLGTVSGSHSIVFVVVVALWCFAAGMQWSLGANAGLVASAASALLVIAPSTAPTLGDVLLAPVFVIAAGVVQALLIAIWPPRRWRAQREGLTRAYRSLATDARNVAANSSADVDDAPLTWLREVFADSQVAQRPRAYHGGYRLPERLAATVAALRSTGDADRADGVSQVLAAAAVLLDAIADHGHTARRDAEHALVRVDSAVAAVTGPEKSMAQRLSEQLREAAVLRFGQLHRPDLIGSLASAPTVVRSHLTWNSPILRHALRLSVTTAIAVAVARFTGIEHGYWMALAVVVVPRPETAHTYTRCAGRIAGLAVGILIASVIVLAWQPGPMASAVCALAFTGLAYGLSRFGYLAVGGAVGALVVYVVGVGQIGPAVGLTDRLFSVLIGGGLAVMAHVVLPDHALIRLRQRAGELLMTEIDYAAMVVRAFVHEVDHPAETLSAAWQRAFRARAAFEAAWGAARLDSPTLRRWLRSYRTALNTVTSACTTLENSLPTHPSSALPGEFIAAVDDYVEALRGAPPSPAVPWSLDTAELSSALNRVHDVVSSLAADNGAARILVAELTTITRSLADVAIDRVDSPS; from the coding sequence GTGCAGACAGGCGGGCAGGCAGCGGACGCGCTGCGGCTGAGTACGCCGGACGCCGGGGCGGTGGCGCGGAGCCTGACCGGGGTGCTGGCGGTGACCGCGATCGCGATGTTCGCGGTGTCGACGGCGACCGCGATGTGGACGCTCGCCGCGGGCATCATCGCGAGTGCCATCGCGTTGCAGCGCAGCCCTGGCGGCCGGGTACCCCTGGTGGTCACCGGATCGATCGAACTGGCGATCGTCGTGTTTCTCGGCACGGTGAGCGGCTCGCACAGCATCGTGTTCGTCGTCGTGGTCGCGCTGTGGTGTTTCGCGGCAGGCATGCAGTGGTCGCTCGGGGCCAACGCGGGCCTGGTCGCGTCGGCCGCCAGCGCACTGCTGGTGATCGCCCCGTCCACCGCGCCGACACTGGGCGACGTGCTGCTGGCACCGGTGTTCGTGATCGCCGCGGGCGTGGTCCAGGCGCTGCTCATCGCGATCTGGCCGCCGCGCCGGTGGCGGGCCCAGCGCGAGGGACTCACGCGGGCGTACCGGTCGCTGGCCACCGATGCGCGCAACGTCGCCGCGAACTCCTCGGCCGATGTCGACGATGCGCCGCTGACCTGGCTGCGTGAGGTGTTCGCCGACAGCCAGGTGGCCCAGCGTCCCCGCGCCTACCACGGTGGCTACCGGCTGCCCGAGCGGCTTGCCGCGACCGTGGCGGCACTGCGCTCGACCGGCGACGCCGACCGTGCGGACGGCGTTTCGCAGGTGCTCGCAGCCGCCGCGGTACTGCTCGACGCGATCGCGGATCACGGGCACACCGCGCGCCGCGACGCCGAGCACGCGCTGGTGCGCGTCGACTCCGCGGTCGCCGCCGTGACCGGGCCCGAAAAGTCCATGGCGCAACGACTCTCCGAACAGCTACGGGAGGCCGCGGTACTGCGGTTCGGACAACTGCACCGACCCGATCTGATCGGTTCGCTGGCCTCGGCGCCCACGGTGGTCCGCTCACACCTCACGTGGAATTCACCCATCCTGCGGCACGCGCTCCGGCTTTCGGTGACCACGGCCATCGCCGTCGCGGTGGCCCGCTTCACCGGTATCGAGCACGGCTACTGGATGGCACTGGCCGTCGTGGTGGTGCCGCGCCCGGAGACCGCGCACACCTACACGCGCTGCGCGGGTCGCATCGCCGGCCTCGCGGTGGGCATCCTGATCGCCTCGGTGATCGTCCTGGCCTGGCAGCCCGGCCCCATGGCGTCGGCCGTGTGTGCCCTGGCCTTCACCGGACTGGCCTACGGCCTATCCCGGTTCGGCTATCTCGCGGTCGGCGGAGCCGTCGGGGCCCTTGTCGTCTACGTGGTCGGGGTCGGGCAGATCGGACCCGCCGTAGGCCTCACCGACCGGCTGTTCAGCGTCCTCATCGGCGGCGGCCTGGCCGTGATGGCTCATGTGGTGCTACCCGACCACGCCCTGATCCGGTTGCGGCAGCGCGCCGGCGAGCTGCTCATGACCGAGATCGATTACGCGGCCATGGTGGTGAGAGCCTTTGTGCACGAGGTCGACCATCCGGCCGAGACCCTGTCGGCGGCATGGCAGCGGGCGTTTCGGGCCCGCGCCGCGTTCGAGGCGGCCTGGGGCGCGGCCCGGCTGGACTCCCCCACGCTGCGGCGCTGGTTACGGTCCTACCGCACCGCACTGAACACCGTGACCAGTGCGTGCACCACCTTGGAGAACAGTCTGCCCACTCACCCGTCCTCGGCGCTGCCCGGCGAATTCATCGCTGCCGTGGACGATTACGTGGAGGCGCTGCGCGGGGCGCCGCCGAGCCCGGCCGTGCCGTGGAGCCTCGACACCGCCGAGCTCAGCTCAGCCCTCAACCGCGTGCACGACGTGGTGTCGAGCCTGGCCGCCGACAACGGCGCGGCGCGCATCCTGGTCGCCGAACTGACGACCATCACCCGAAGCCTGGCCGACGTCGCAATCGACCGGGTCGATTCACCGTCCTGA
- a CDS encoding PaaI family thioesterase, with the protein MPGYTHLEGLTSADIARLRATYAPLAESVRHLIDATIRSEVDADEVAAVKADIDRATARLQAKQIDGPFGVRFTSDGDRLPWGNPAIGLRNPIAPPLVMVKDPDGAIHTDFHLGAAYEGPPGHVHGGIVAMVLDHVLGEVAASDPDSPRFTGTLTIRYLRATPLGALHAEGRITRTDGIKAFASGRVSDADGVTAEADGVFILPKWARR; encoded by the coding sequence ATGCCGGGTTACACCCATCTCGAAGGTCTGACCTCTGCCGACATCGCGCGACTGCGTGCGACCTACGCGCCGCTCGCCGAGTCCGTGCGGCACCTGATCGACGCCACGATCCGGTCCGAGGTCGACGCCGACGAGGTGGCCGCGGTGAAGGCTGACATCGACAGGGCGACGGCGCGGCTGCAGGCCAAACAGATCGACGGACCGTTCGGTGTCCGCTTCACGTCCGACGGGGATCGGCTGCCGTGGGGCAATCCGGCGATCGGGCTCCGTAACCCGATCGCCCCACCGCTGGTGATGGTCAAGGATCCGGATGGCGCCATCCACACCGACTTTCACCTCGGGGCCGCCTACGAGGGCCCGCCGGGGCACGTGCACGGCGGCATCGTCGCGATGGTGCTCGACCACGTGCTCGGCGAGGTTGCCGCGAGTGACCCAGACAGTCCCCGGTTCACGGGCACGCTGACGATCCGGTATCTGCGTGCCACGCCGCTGGGCGCACTGCACGCCGAAGGCCGCATCACGCGCACCGACGGCATCAAAGCGTTTGCGTCGGGCCGGGTTTCCGATGCCGACGGCGTCACGGCCGAGGCGGACGGCGTTTTCATCCTGCCCAAGTGGGCGCGGCGCTGA
- a CDS encoding DUF5701 family protein, with amino-acid sequence MTSLGVSGLDPAAFEDFTAEGDALLVVRPELLAASALAPLLRFGGKAGFVVSDMTDVDTFGAVESAAPPDAPVYVVTSLDRGDAMRNWSPDEALPAILDAGRTPLTLTEGLHWVLQKPEILQRGRCFMTIGSRVRKPDGSWDPRTPALWISNGTGRDGIEHRDAAKVGWCWAGNRHTWLGFASAGGRHAPRQA; translated from the coding sequence TTGACGTCACTCGGGGTGAGCGGTCTCGACCCCGCGGCGTTCGAAGACTTCACCGCGGAAGGCGATGCCCTGCTGGTCGTCCGGCCGGAGCTGCTCGCCGCGAGCGCACTGGCGCCGTTGTTGCGGTTCGGGGGCAAGGCGGGATTCGTCGTGTCGGACATGACGGACGTCGACACGTTCGGCGCGGTCGAGTCCGCCGCGCCGCCCGATGCGCCGGTCTACGTGGTGACGTCGCTGGATCGCGGTGACGCCATGCGCAACTGGTCCCCCGACGAGGCACTGCCCGCGATCCTCGACGCGGGCCGGACTCCGTTGACCCTCACGGAGGGACTGCACTGGGTGCTGCAAAAGCCCGAGATCCTGCAACGGGGCCGATGCTTCATGACCATCGGTTCCCGGGTGCGCAAACCCGACGGCTCCTGGGATCCCCGTACGCCCGCGCTGTGGATCAGCAACGGCACCGGTCGCGACGGCATCGAGCATCGCGATGCTGCCAAGGTTGGGTGGTGCTGGGCGGGCAATCGGCACACCTGGCTGGGTTTCGCGTCGGCCGGCGGGCGGCACGCCCCGCGGCAGGCGTGA
- a CDS encoding AraC family transcriptional regulator gives MDAVSRLLDLARLGANVDKRCLLGGTTRMDVEGYRELQAPFHAVLEGECQLVVGTRVLEMRQGDVVLLPGRAPHRIVTGGPGRLRGTIDTAGDAFVSTRSKGSGPAVVDLFCGHYTFDAGAGAVFFRSLPDPLHVSCGESDGDAEMLAMLSTMMRAEAQRGTKGTAAILSALATVLLTMVLRSARTVTTTPALWTAAADPRIATAIESMLATPGADWTIERLSRTAAMSRATFLRHFSQETGMTVGVFLVRARMMAAADLLSSSDATVGAIADQVGYQSESAFSRAFRAEIGMTPARFRRYQQRRRQVTR, from the coding sequence ATGGACGCCGTCAGTCGTTTGTTGGACCTGGCTCGGCTTGGCGCCAACGTGGACAAGCGCTGCCTCCTGGGCGGCACCACCCGAATGGATGTCGAGGGGTACCGGGAGCTGCAAGCCCCATTTCACGCCGTCCTCGAGGGCGAGTGTCAACTCGTGGTCGGCACCCGGGTGCTGGAGATGCGGCAGGGAGATGTCGTACTGCTACCCGGTCGGGCTCCCCATCGAATCGTCACCGGCGGCCCAGGTCGCCTCCGGGGCACAATCGACACCGCCGGAGATGCGTTCGTGAGCACCCGCAGTAAGGGCAGCGGGCCCGCCGTCGTCGATTTGTTCTGCGGACACTACACGTTTGACGCGGGCGCGGGCGCGGTGTTCTTCCGCAGCCTGCCTGATCCGCTGCACGTTTCGTGCGGGGAGTCCGACGGCGACGCCGAGATGCTGGCGATGCTGAGCACGATGATGCGCGCAGAGGCGCAGCGGGGAACCAAGGGCACTGCGGCGATCCTGTCCGCCTTGGCCACGGTGCTGCTGACAATGGTGTTGAGATCCGCCAGGACTGTGACGACGACGCCGGCCTTGTGGACCGCCGCGGCCGACCCGCGGATCGCGACGGCGATCGAGAGCATGCTGGCCACGCCGGGCGCCGACTGGACCATCGAGCGGCTCAGCCGCACCGCCGCCATGTCACGGGCGACATTCCTGCGTCATTTCAGTCAGGAGACCGGCATGACCGTGGGCGTTTTCTTGGTACGTGCCCGGATGATGGCTGCCGCCGACCTTCTCAGTTCCAGTGACGCGACAGTCGGCGCCATCGCCGACCAGGTCGGCTACCAGTCCGAGTCGGCATTCTCCCGCGCCTTCCGTGCCGAGATCGGGATGACCCCGGCACGTTTCCGGCGCTACCAGCAACGGCGACGGCAAGTGACCCGCTGA
- a CDS encoding enoyl-CoA hydratase/isomerase family protein, with protein sequence MNLTIDDANRVRTLTFNRPDALNAFNEALYDETTKALRAAAEDPEVAVVLLTGAGRAFSAGNDLVEMQSRITNPAFTPGEHGFYGMLDALTTFPKPLICAVNGVGVGIGATILGYADLAFMASTARLKCPFTSLGVAPEAASSYLMPRLIGRQNAAWLLMSSEWISAQEALDMGLVWRVCEPDELLAEARRHAEILAAKPISSLMAVKQTMVAPIRDAIVAATEREKALFVELVGQAANVDALAAFSDRKGG encoded by the coding sequence GTGAACCTGACGATCGACGACGCCAACCGGGTACGCACCCTGACGTTCAACCGCCCCGACGCGCTCAACGCGTTCAACGAGGCGCTGTACGACGAGACGACGAAGGCTTTGCGGGCGGCCGCCGAGGATCCCGAGGTCGCGGTGGTGCTGTTGACGGGCGCCGGCCGAGCGTTCAGTGCGGGCAACGATCTCGTCGAGATGCAGAGCCGCATCACCAACCCCGCGTTCACCCCGGGCGAGCACGGCTTCTACGGGATGCTCGACGCGTTGACCACGTTCCCCAAACCCCTCATCTGCGCGGTCAACGGCGTCGGCGTCGGGATCGGCGCCACCATCCTCGGATATGCCGACCTGGCGTTCATGGCGTCGACCGCACGGCTCAAGTGCCCCTTCACCAGCCTCGGCGTTGCGCCGGAGGCGGCGTCGTCCTATCTGATGCCGCGGCTGATCGGTCGGCAGAACGCGGCGTGGCTGTTGATGTCCTCGGAGTGGATCAGTGCGCAGGAGGCCCTGGACATGGGTCTGGTGTGGCGCGTGTGCGAGCCTGACGAGCTGCTGGCCGAGGCCCGCCGGCACGCGGAAATCCTTGCCGCCAAGCCCATATCGAGCCTGATGGCGGTCAAGCAGACCATGGTCGCACCGATCCGCGACGCCATCGTCGCGGCGACCGAGCGGGAGAAGGCGCTGTTCGTCGAACTCGTCGGCCAGGCGGCCAACGTCGACGCACTCGCGGCGTTCTCCGACCGCAAGGGCGGCTAG